The window CCGTTGGTGCCGTTGATAAGGAAGGCAACCGTTGGGAGGGCTCAAACACTGGAAAGGGGCTTGCCCTCATGGCCCCAGGTGTTGAGATTCTTGCCGCGGATCCAACTCGGTCGCAGCAATACAGTTTGTCAAACGGCTCATCGGATGCCACGGCCTACGTATCCGCCACTGCCGCCTTGGTCCGCGCTAAGTACCCAGAACTCACCGCAGGCCAGGTAATCAACCGCCTCATCAAGTCGGCTTCATTCCTCGGTCACAAGGGGCTGAAGGCGCCCGACGAGGAGTATGGCTATGGGATCATTCGCCCTCGCCAGGCGGTCACAATGGACATCCCCGCAGGGCCCAAGGAGAATCCTCTCGGTCAGCTCAAGTCGACTGAATCGACTTCTGGCAAGGCATCCGAGGAGACGGGCACCTCGACCCAGGCCAAAAAGAAGAAGTCCTCCTCCAGTAACATCTTCGTCCTCGTCGGAGGTATCGCAGCCGTTGTGGTCATCGGCGGAATCGCTTTCGTGGCATTCCGCAGCCGCCGCAACGGGGGTAACGGCGGCTCCGGCGCCGGCGGTGCGGGCTCCCAGTACCCGGCGTACCCCCCTACCCAGCAGCAGACCTACCCCAATTCCGGTTCCAGCCAGGAGTACCCCACTGCCCCGGGACAGGCCCCGCAGCACCCCAATCCCTATTCCCAGCAGCCCCCGCAGCAAGGGCAGTAGGGACGGCGGTCCCTCTCTGCGGGCGGAGGACGCTTCGGTGCTCCCTCTTCGGTCGTGGAGGCTTGAGCAAGCGGCCTTGGTCGACTGCCCGTGGGCGTAACCGAGGAAAACTCCAACGCAGCGAATCAGCCCGAGAATGAGAAGGGACCTTCTTCAATGGGTGCCATCGTCCTTATCCTTGGCGTGATCGTCATCGGGGCCGTGATTGGGGCCGGCGTCGTCTTCGCCGCAACCCGTAGCCGCCGCAGCTCCGCGCCCGGCGGCCCCGGAACTTACCCTCAGAGCATGGGGTATCCGGCTCAGCAGCCGTTCCCTCAGACCTCTCAGCAGCCGTACCCGCAAACTCCGTATCAGGGCTACCCCAATCCCCCCGGACAGCCGCCCCAGCAACCCCCGTATCAGGATCAGTAGGTAGCCGTTCAGTGGGGTAGCCCGCTCGGGTACTCGGTACTCCGATTGCTGGCCGGCCCCGGCACATATCACCCGGGTCCCTACGCTCTGCACGCACCTCCGCGTCCGTACCTGTCGGCGTAGCGCGGCAGCCTGCGGCAGTCCTTGAATCGCCGGCTGCTGCCGGGTCTTCTTGATGTGTCGCCAGGTGATGTGGCCTCAAGTGAGTTGGACAAAGGCGTCGCGAATTGCGGCGCCTTTCCCAGCGGATGGCCGGCCCGGCCTTTGATATGGCGCAGGATCGACAAGGTCTTCTCGACGGCATAGCCGAGCTTTCAGCGCGTCCTTACGGGAGAGCACTGGCGGGGTTCGGTGCTGCCGCAGCGCACTACGCACGGTCCAACTGACCTCGTACCAGGGCAGTGGGAAAGCCCGCTGGCTGTTGCGTCCAGTTGCGCCAGAACCGCCGCAGCGCGGGCGGAGCCGTCGAGGTGGCCGTGCTCCGGCAACGGGCTTCGCAACAGTCTTGTCCGAACGTTGCCGGAGGCAGGGTTACCCATTCCTTCGTGGGCAGCACGCATGATGGAATGGATCTCGTCATGGCCGGCGCAACGGCCGCAATCATCCAAATAACGTACTACTGATGAGGGGAACTATGAGCGGGGGATTCGATGTCGAGGGCGACGCCTTGCGCAAGTACGCCAGGGCTGTGGAAGCCGCAGCCGGCCGGATCGACAACATCCGGAGCCGTACCCAGCAACTGGAACTCACCCAGGAGACATTCGGAAGGCTGCCGCAGTCGGACGATCTGAAGGCCGACTACGACACTCAGCACAAGGAGTCCGGCAACGACCTCACCGACGCCGTCGAAACGCTCCACTCAATAGCCGACGCGCTCAAGGATTCTGCTGCCGCCTACGACGGCACAGAGATGGACAACAGGGGCATGATGGGCGGCGGCAACTGATGGGTGCGGGACAGGCGGCGGGCGATGCCCTGAGCCGGATCAACTTCGTCCTGGACTGGAGCAACCCGCTCGCCGGAGTTCTCGACGAGATCATCCGGGGCATCATGAAGCAGTTCAACCTGGATGAACTGCTCGAGCAGGTCAGTGGCGACAACGAACTCCTCACCGAGACCGCGATTCAGTGGCGCAAGGGTGCCAATGACGTACGCGGAGTGATCGAGGACCTGGTCGTCGAACGACGTACGCTCGCCACCCAGTGGCAGGGCGAGGCGTTCACCAATTTTGACAAGATGATGGCCGAGTTCGAGGAAGCCCTCAGGGGCGAGGCCACGGACATGGACACCATGGCCGAACTCCTCGAAATGGCGGCCCAGGAGTGCGCGGCCGCCGAGCAGTTGATGCTCGACCTCATCGTCGAGATCGTGGAGACCGCGCTCGCGGCCGCCGCGACCACCGCGATCCTGTCGCTTCTGACGGCGGGCGCCGCAGCGGCCATCGGTCCGCTCATCGCGGCCGCGGGTATCGCCCACAAGGCGGCGAAGGCCGTGAAGATCACGGCGAAACTGGCGGACGCTCTGTCAGACCTTGCCAAGCGCATGCAGCTGCTCCGCAAGATGATGAAGCTTCGGAATGCACTGCGTAAGGGGCCCAAGCATTTCAAGGGCGGCCTCATGCGCTACATAAAGAAGGTCGATGAGCGCGGCAACCCAATCCCTGAGCGCAATCTCAACGATCTGGCCATGTATGCGGGCTATAGGGTCGTCAAGAAGGGCGTGAAGGGCGTCGTCAAGGACGTCATCGGTGCGGACCCGGCAGGGGCGGTCCAGGGCAGTCTGCTGGAGGACGGGCCGGGAGTGGCGGAGGAGCGTTACGAGTACCACCAGCGTCCTGACCCGAAGAGTTTCGACGAGCGTACGGACGTGACTCCTTCGAGTGCGGCAAGGACAGTGAGGGACGATTTCGGGTGAGCATAACGAGCAGGGTGGACTTCGTCCGCGAGAAGGTCGAGCGCGCGAGGTCGTTGGTTCCGGCAGGTGAGGTGCTGCGATCTGAGCACGGGGTCGATCTGGCCGAACGGGCGCCGTCGCCCGGCCGGTTTCGCCGCCCGCGGGTTCTACGATCTGAACGCATCGCGCTCGGTGGCTGGTTGCTGCTGCCGATGACCGGGCTCCTGAGAGTCGTCACGGCCACCTTGAACCCGTTCGAACGGCTGGTCGAAGCGTTCACGGAGCGAGATAAGAGGAAGCCGGGCAAGCCTTTTCACGGCGGCTGGAACAGCATGGCCGGCCATCTGGCCCGCGGCCTGGCGCCTCGGACGAAGAACCCGGCGAACCCGCCGTCCGTGGTGATGCAGGTGACCGACCACCGCCTGCACATCGTGTACGTGTCCCGCGTGCGTTCCTTGACCGGCGAACCCGGTCCGGTTGAGGCGGGGTGGGCCACGGACATTCGTAATGTGGCCTGGATCCGGGACCGCAGCGACGTGATGGGTGGCGACCACGAGATCGGCTTCGTCGATGGTTCATGGTGCACGGTCAGGTTCTGGGGCGACGGGTGGAGGCGTATGTCGGACGCGTTCCCGCTCCGGTTGAGCCACCTCGACCCGATTCCGAACCTGAGGTGAGCAGCCAGTTGTGAACTGGCGTCAGTAAATCCGCCTGGGACCGGCCGGCCCGATCCCAGGCGGCGCGCCGTCGCAGCATCCCTACCTGAGTTGGACAGTGGGCCGCCCTGGTCCCTTGATGCAGGCGCAAAAAGGGCGTCGTCAAGGACGACCGCGGTCGACTCCCCCTGACCTGATCGCCCTACCTACGCGGCAACTAGCTCACACCATACGCATTTACCTCGGTTGCCATTCCTGGTCAGCGGCTGCCAGCCCCATACGTCGGCACAGGCACGGACCAGTGCGAGACCGCGGCCTTCCTCCGCGTCGACCAAGTTGGCCAGCTTCGATGGCGGTTCGGGCGGCTCGGGGTCAGTGTCCCAGGCACCGATGCGCAGCACTCCGCTGCGCCACCGTACACGCAGGGCGGCGGGCCCTTTGGTGTGGCGTACGGCGTTGGAGGCCAGCTCCGTCGCGAGGAGTTCGGCGGTGTCGACGAGGTTGATCAAGCCGTGCATCGTGAGGATCAGGCGGACGGTACGACGACAGACGGTGACGGCGCGTGGGTCGTTCGGGATGTAGAGGGAGTATTCCCAGGGTTCATTTTCAGGCATGCCGGAACTCCTTGTCGGTAGAAGGGGAGTTGGCGCATTCAGCGGAAGGGAGGGCGGTGGCAGTGCCGCAGCCGTCATGACAGGACGGAGTAGTGCGCT of the Streptomyces sp. T12 genome contains:
- a CDS encoding WXG100 family type VII secretion target, encoding MRGTMSGGFDVEGDALRKYARAVEAAAGRIDNIRSRTQQLELTQETFGRLPQSDDLKADYDTQHKESGNDLTDAVETLHSIADALKDSAAAYDGTEMDNRGMMGGGN
- a CDS encoding WXG100 family type VII secretion target gives rise to the protein MGAGQAAGDALSRINFVLDWSNPLAGVLDEIIRGIMKQFNLDELLEQVSGDNELLTETAIQWRKGANDVRGVIEDLVVERRTLATQWQGEAFTNFDKMMAEFEEALRGEATDMDTMAELLEMAAQECAAAEQLMLDLIVEIVETALAAAATTAILSLLTAGAAAAIGPLIAAAGIAHKAAKAVKITAKLADALSDLAKRMQLLRKMMKLRNALRKGPKHFKGGLMRYIKKVDERGNPIPERNLNDLAMYAGYRVVKKGVKGVVKDVIGADPAGAVQGSLLEDGPGVAEERYEYHQRPDPKSFDERTDVTPSSAARTVRDDFG
- the mycP gene encoding type VII secretion-associated serine protease mycosin, yielding MFAMQDTWAETQGEGVTVAVVDSGVDASHPDLTGQVLKGKDFTGGGNAQEDRVGHGTSMASLIAGHGHGAGNSSGMVGLAPKAKILPLRTIQTEKDANHDETWAAAVRYAVDQGAKVVNLSFGNDGGKTLSDGRAAIAYAQAHDVVVVASAGNDGSIAVEEPAALPGVVAVGAVDKEGNRWEGSNTGKGLALMAPGVEILAADPTRSQQYSLSNGSSDATAYVSATAALVRAKYPELTAGQVINRLIKSASFLGHKGLKAPDEEYGYGIIRPRQAVTMDIPAGPKENPLGQLKSTESTSGKASEETGTSTQAKKKKSSSSNIFVLVGGIAAVVVIGGIAFVAFRSRRNGGNGGSGAGGAGSQYPAYPPTQQQTYPNSGSSQEYPTAPGQAPQHPNPYSQQPPQQGQ
- a CDS encoding ATP-binding protein, whose translation is MPENEPWEYSLYIPNDPRAVTVCRRTVRLILTMHGLINLVDTAELLATELASNAVRHTKGPAALRVRWRSGVLRIGAWDTDPEPPEPPSKLANLVDAEEGRGLALVRACADVWGWQPLTRNGNRGKCVWCELVAA